The following proteins are encoded in a genomic region of Anguilla anguilla isolate fAngAng1 chromosome 15, fAngAng1.pri, whole genome shotgun sequence:
- the LOC118213893 gene encoding protein-lysine methyltransferase METTL21C-like isoform X2 yields the protein METLGAWVTQLEHNVDEVIEVDVEVEEEDEEEDETEVVDDDVNETPPRVPEDTKEVESKDEQLGECQKTTRLWQPTIYSSFGKEKYYFAGHDIEIYEGLDTYGATIWPGAIALCQYLDTNRQEINLMDKTVLEIGAGTGLLSIVACLLGARVLATDMPDILGNLRSNLKRNTKGRCRYTPQAGALCWEQDLESTYPRSEHRYDYVLAADVVYIHDFLNDLLATMRHFCLPGTTLIWSNKVRFQADLRFSENFKSAFHTTLLADLPDEEIKIFMATSKE from the exons atggaaacattGGGTGCATGGGTGACACAGCTGGAACACAATGTGGACGAGGTGATTGAGGTGGatgtggaggtggaggaagaggatgaagaggaagatgagacCGAGGTAGTGGATGATGATGTTAACGAGACACCACCACGTGTTCCAGAAGACACAAAGGAAG TGGAATCAAAGGATGAACAACTGGGTGAATGTCAAAAGACAACCAGACTCTGGCAACCCACAATCTACAGTAGCTTTGGAAAGGAAAAGTACTATTTTGCTGGCCATGATATTGAAATCTACGAAGGCCTCGACACTTATGGTGCCACGATCTGGCCAGGG GCAATAGCTTTATGCCAATACCTAGATACGAATCGTCAGGAAATCAATCTGATGGACAAGACAGTATTGGAAATTGGGGCTGGAACCGGCCTTCTGTCGATTGTGGCCTGTCTTCTGG GAGCACGGGTGCTGGCAACAGACATGCCGGATATCCTAGGTAACCTGAGAAGCAACCTGAAACGAAACACCAAGGGGCGCTGCAGGTACACTCCTCAAGCGGGAGCTCTGTGCTGGGAGCAGGACCTGGAGAGCACCTACCCCCGTTCCGAGCACCGCTACGACTACGTCCTGGCAGCTGACGTGGTCTACATTCACGACTTCCTCAACGACCTGCTGGCCACCATGCGCCACTTCTGTCTTCCTGGCACCACCCTGATCTGGTCTAACAAGGTCCGCTTCCAGGCCGACCTCCGCTTCTCAGAAAACTTCAAGAGTGCCTTCCACACCACGCTACTGGCCGATCTGCCCGACGAAGAGATCAAGATCTTCATGGCCACGAGCAAGGAATAG
- the LOC118213893 gene encoding protein-lysine methyltransferase METTL21C-like isoform X1 yields the protein MFMVGEGFSVLTDIGDFLSLNRTVGAPQLYETVLTYSFHQNRFPALPVVMETLGAWVTQLEHNVDEVIEVDVEVEEEDEEEDETEVVDDDVNETPPRVPEDTKEVESKDEQLGECQKTTRLWQPTIYSSFGKEKYYFAGHDIEIYEGLDTYGATIWPGAIALCQYLDTNRQEINLMDKTVLEIGAGTGLLSIVACLLGARVLATDMPDILGNLRSNLKRNTKGRCRYTPQAGALCWEQDLESTYPRSEHRYDYVLAADVVYIHDFLNDLLATMRHFCLPGTTLIWSNKVRFQADLRFSENFKSAFHTTLLADLPDEEIKIFMATSKE from the exons ATGTTTATGGTGGGAGAAGGTTTTTCAGTCCTGACAGACATTGGGGATTTCCTTTCACTCAACAG GACCGTCGGTGCCCCACAGCTTTACGAGACTGTCCTCACATACAGCTTCCACCAG AATAGATTTCCTGCCTTGCcggttgtcatggaaacattGGGTGCATGGGTGACACAGCTGGAACACAATGTGGACGAGGTGATTGAGGTGGatgtggaggtggaggaagaggatgaagaggaagatgagacCGAGGTAGTGGATGATGATGTTAACGAGACACCACCACGTGTTCCAGAAGACACAAAGGAAG TGGAATCAAAGGATGAACAACTGGGTGAATGTCAAAAGACAACCAGACTCTGGCAACCCACAATCTACAGTAGCTTTGGAAAGGAAAAGTACTATTTTGCTGGCCATGATATTGAAATCTACGAAGGCCTCGACACTTATGGTGCCACGATCTGGCCAGGG GCAATAGCTTTATGCCAATACCTAGATACGAATCGTCAGGAAATCAATCTGATGGACAAGACAGTATTGGAAATTGGGGCTGGAACCGGCCTTCTGTCGATTGTGGCCTGTCTTCTGG GAGCACGGGTGCTGGCAACAGACATGCCGGATATCCTAGGTAACCTGAGAAGCAACCTGAAACGAAACACCAAGGGGCGCTGCAGGTACACTCCTCAAGCGGGAGCTCTGTGCTGGGAGCAGGACCTGGAGAGCACCTACCCCCGTTCCGAGCACCGCTACGACTACGTCCTGGCAGCTGACGTGGTCTACATTCACGACTTCCTCAACGACCTGCTGGCCACCATGCGCCACTTCTGTCTTCCTGGCACCACCCTGATCTGGTCTAACAAGGTCCGCTTCCAGGCCGACCTCCGCTTCTCAGAAAACTTCAAGAGTGCCTTCCACACCACGCTACTGGCCGATCTGCCCGACGAAGAGATCAAGATCTTCATGGCCACGAGCAAGGAATAG
- the mettl21e gene encoding methyltransferase like 21e isoform X2, giving the protein MEPPQPQPAEEEMQEDTEAAAAAAGVELAEAIMRRRFFPSLITTEAWEGFTFADLEIRIKESTDCYGAMLWPSALVLCHFLDTNQDEYNLTDKNVIELGAGTGLVTTVASLLGAKVTSTDLPDVLGNLQYNVSRNTRGRCKHTPQVTKLIWGQDLEERFPRASCHFDYILAADVVYAHPYLNELMDTFEHLCQDQTVILWAMRFRLDPENSFVERFQQHFHLELIYDLPSLSIKLYRANRKGRSLKISSGAAA; this is encoded by the exons atggAGCCCCCACAGCCTCAGCCCGCTGAGGAGGAGATGCAGGAGGACACTGAAG CTGCGGCTGCGGCTGCGGGGGTGGAGCTGGCGGAAGCCATAATGCGGCGGCgcttcttcccctccctcatCACCACGGAGGCGTGGGAGGGCTTCACCTTCGCCGACCTCGAGATCCGCATCAAGGAGTCCACCGACTGCTACGGAGCCATGCTGTGGCCCTCG GCTCTGGTGCTCTGTCACTTCCTGGACACAAACCAAGACGAATACAACTTAACTGACAAGAATGTCATTGAGCTGGGTGccggaactggacttgtaaccacTGTGGCCAGCCTGCTGG GGGCAAAGGTCACTTCCACTGACCTCCCAGATGTACTGGGGAACCTTCAGTACAACGTCAGCCGTAACACTAGGGGGCGCTGCAAGCACACGCCGCAGGTGACTAAGCTCATCTGGGGACAGGACCTGGAGGAGCGGTTCCCCCGCGCTTCCTGTCACTTTGACTACATCCTGGCGGCGGACGTGGTGTATGCGCACCCTTATCTCAACGAGCTGATGGACACGTTCGAGCACCTGTGCCAGGACCAGACGGTGATTCTGTGGGCAATGCGATTTCGCCTGGATCCCGAGAACAGCTTTGTGGAGCGCTTCCAGCAACACTTCCACTTGGAGCTCATCTACGACTTGCCCAGCCTCAGCATAAAGCTGTATCGAGCcaacaggaaggggaggagcttAAAGATCAGCTCAGGTGCTGCTGCCTGA
- the mettl21e gene encoding methyltransferase like 21e isoform X1 — MGALREYLLSTLYLQSGPLVIAEAALTPSVPFACACAHNCLSQQLRSGAAAAAAAGVELAEAIMRRRFFPSLITTEAWEGFTFADLEIRIKESTDCYGAMLWPSALVLCHFLDTNQDEYNLTDKNVIELGAGTGLVTTVASLLGAKVTSTDLPDVLGNLQYNVSRNTRGRCKHTPQVTKLIWGQDLEERFPRASCHFDYILAADVVYAHPYLNELMDTFEHLCQDQTVILWAMRFRLDPENSFVERFQQHFHLELIYDLPSLSIKLYRANRKGRSLKISSGAAA, encoded by the exons ATGGGCGCCCTGAGGGAGTATCTGTTGAGTACACTCTATTTACAGAGCGGGCCCCTGGTAATAGCCGAAGCTGCATTAACCCCTTCGGTGCCGTttgcttgtgcatgtgcgcataATTGCCTCTCGCAACAATTACGGTCTGGAGCAGCTGCGGCTGCGGCTGCGGGGGTGGAGCTGGCGGAAGCCATAATGCGGCGGCgcttcttcccctccctcatCACCACGGAGGCGTGGGAGGGCTTCACCTTCGCCGACCTCGAGATCCGCATCAAGGAGTCCACCGACTGCTACGGAGCCATGCTGTGGCCCTCG GCTCTGGTGCTCTGTCACTTCCTGGACACAAACCAAGACGAATACAACTTAACTGACAAGAATGTCATTGAGCTGGGTGccggaactggacttgtaaccacTGTGGCCAGCCTGCTGG GGGCAAAGGTCACTTCCACTGACCTCCCAGATGTACTGGGGAACCTTCAGTACAACGTCAGCCGTAACACTAGGGGGCGCTGCAAGCACACGCCGCAGGTGACTAAGCTCATCTGGGGACAGGACCTGGAGGAGCGGTTCCCCCGCGCTTCCTGTCACTTTGACTACATCCTGGCGGCGGACGTGGTGTATGCGCACCCTTATCTCAACGAGCTGATGGACACGTTCGAGCACCTGTGCCAGGACCAGACGGTGATTCTGTGGGCAATGCGATTTCGCCTGGATCCCGAGAACAGCTTTGTGGAGCGCTTCCAGCAACACTTCCACTTGGAGCTCATCTACGACTTGCCCAGCCTCAGCATAAAGCTGTATCGAGCcaacaggaaggggaggagcttAAAGATCAGCTCAGGTGCTGCTGCCTGA